A single Fusarium oxysporum Fo47 chromosome IV, complete sequence DNA region contains:
- a CDS encoding RmlC-like cupin domain-containing protein yields the protein MKGASFFSSALALCLGSNIVTAAPKDTQQPGFDKGQPYDGKGKGAVLLGGTNKELDLQNPDNLGQQPTDNGVVPNLKWSFSDSKTRLLKGGWVREQVIQDLPSSHDISGAQQHLVKGAIRELHWHKVAEWGIVYNGSVLISAVDEFGRYQEEVLNYGDIWYFPKGAAHTVQGLADENEYLLVFDEADFDKIGTTFMVDDWINHTPKDILAKNFGVNASVFENVTSPNPYILPGTPTKHNVTDGPAGKLSGNSSFVYRTFQHDPEKIGGTGGKFWKIDSTNFPASKTLAATFVTLKPGGLRELHWHPNAEEWLYFHQGKARATVFIGNAAARTFDFSAGDTAAFPDNSGHYIENTSEDEDLIWIEVYKSDRVADISLTQWLALTPPDVVAQTLNVSISFVESLKKEKQVLIE from the exons ATGAAGGGCGCatcgttcttctcttctgccCTGGCTTTATGCCTTGGGTCGAATATCGTTACTGCAGCTCCCAAGGACACTCAACAACCCGGCTTTGACAAAGGCCAACCTTATGATGGAAAGGGCAAGGGTGCTGTTCTTCTAG GGGGCACAAACAAGGAGCTTGATCTCCAGAACCCAGACAACCTTGGTCAACAGCCCACTGACAACGGCGTTGTCCCCAATCTCAAATGGAGTTTCTCCGACTCCAAGACCCGTCTCTTAAAGGGTGGTTGGGTCCGTGAACAGGTCATCCAAGATCTGCCGTCCAGCCATGACATCTCTGGTGCTCAGCAGCATCTCGTTAAGGGCGCCATTCGAGAACTTCACTGGCATAAAGTC GCCGAATGGGGCATTGTGTATAATGGCTCCGTCCTCAtctctgctgttgatgaattTGGGCGATATCAGGAAGAAGTCCTCAATTACGGCGACATCTGGTACTTCCCCAAAGGCGCTGCTCATACCGTCCAAGGTCTCGCCGATGAGAATGAGTATCTCCTAGTCTTTGACGAAGCCGACTTTGACAAGATTGG CACCACCTTCATGGTTGACGACTGGATCAACCACACCCCCAAAGACATCCTCGCCAAGAACTTCGGGGTTAACGCCTCCGTCTTCGAAAACGTCACATCTCCCAACCCCTACATCCTCCCCGGCACACCCACCAAGCACAACGTAACCGACGGGCCAGCCGGCAAACTCTCAGGAAACAGCTCCTTCGTGTACCGCACGTTCCAGCATGACCCTGAAAAGATCGGCGGCACGGGCGGTAAGTTCTGGAAGATCGATTCAACAAACTTCCCAGCGTCCAAGACCCTCGCTGCGACGTTCGTTACCCTGAAGCCAGGTGGTTTAAGGGAGTTGCATTGGCATCCTAATGCAGAGGAGTGGTTGTACTTCCATCAGGGTAAGGCGAGGGCGACAGTTTTTATTGGGAATGCGGCGGCGAGGACTTTTGACTTTTCGGCGGGTGATACTGCTGCGTTTCCTGATAACTCTGG GCACTACATCGAGAACACctctgaagatgaggatctcATCTGGATTGAAGTCTACAAGTCTGATCGCGTTGCCGATATCTCCTTGACTCAGTGGCTTGCTTTGACTCCTCCTGACGTTGTCGCTCAGACTCTCAATGTGTCGATTAGCTTTGTTGAGAGcctgaagaaggagaagcaagTTCTGATTGAGTAG